One Manihot esculenta cultivar AM560-2 chromosome 6, M.esculenta_v8, whole genome shotgun sequence DNA segment encodes these proteins:
- the LOC110618071 gene encoding probable calcium-binding protein CML15 codes for MMATIQSDQVKQLKDIFMRFDMDSDGSLTQLELAALLRSLGLKPSGDQIHVLLSNMDSNGNGYVEFDELVSAILPDMNEQVLINQDQLMQVFQSFDRDGNGYITASELAGSMAKMGQPLSYQELAEMMKEADTNGDGVISFNEFANIMAKSAAEFLGLAMQQ; via the coding sequence ATGATGGCAACCATCCAATCCGACCAGGTCAAGCAGCTCAAGGACATCTTCATGCGTTTCGACATGGATTCCGACGGCAGCCTCACTCAGCTAGAGCTCGCCGCACTTCTTCGTTCTCTCGGCCTCAAACCTTCCGGCGACCAAATCCATGTTCTGCTATCCAACATGGACTCAAACGGCAATGGATATGTGGAGTTTGATGAATTGGTCAGCGCCATTTTGCCTGACATGAACGAACAAGTGTTGATCAATCAGGATCAGTTAATGCAGGTTTTTCAATCATTTGATCGTGATGGCAATGGATATATTACTGCCTCTGAGCTTGCAGGATCCATGGCTAAAATGGGTCAACCTTTAAGTTATCAAGAGctagctgagatgatgaaggaGGCTGATACAAATGGAGATGGAGTTATTAGTTTCAATGAGTTTGCAAATATCATGGCAAAATCTGCTGCTGAATTTCTTGGTCTGGCCATGCAACAATAG
- the LOC110617415 gene encoding proline-rich receptor-like protein kinase PERK9, translated as MATASPPPNSSSSAVPPVSTTPPPASTSSSPPPQLSSPPPDTVPATSPPTQPNANPGDPPTPSAPSEPPPSPSPPFVATPPSTPSTTPPPTSRSTPSTSAPQTSPSTPSTSPPPTTPSSPPPTPSTSPPRTSPSPPSSNADPPTSNSPPPPSQSASPPTSSSPPTPPSNPPTSSPPPSNPPASSPPPPSPPPSANSPPPPPAPNPPLSPPPPSKPPENSPPPTVSVPPPKSSPPPANSTPPPASTPPKSSPPPSASTPPTDSPPSPASIAPTPSNAPPPPRQTPIPPPSPSNSTKASPPSPVKRLSPPPPSFNSPPSSSTPSSVPSAPDNSKPTGRGGIDTGGVVAIGLAVGIIMLSLVGLAVWCLRKRRREALGLNGGYVMPSPLGSSPRSDSNFTKTQSTAPLIGSGSSNDCFVYSPSEPGGLGNSRSWFAYEELLKATNGFSSLNLLGEGGFGSVYKGCLPDGREVAVKQLKVGGGQGEREFKAEVEIISRIHHRHLVSLVGYCISENRRLLVYDYVPNNTLHFHLHGEGRPVLDWAKRVKIAVGAARGIAYLHEDCHPRVIHRDIKSSNILLDNNFEAKVSDFGLAKLALDANTHVTTRVMGTFGYMAPEYASSGKLTEKSDVFSYGVVLLELITGRKPVDASQPLGDESLVEWARPLLGHAIANEEFDGLVDPRLERNYDESEMFRMIEAAAACVRHLAAKRPKMGQVVRAFDSLATADLSNGMRVGESEVFNSAEQSAEIRLFRRMAFGSQNYSTDFFTQGSVDS; from the exons ATGGCGACTGCATCTCCACCCCCAAATTCATCCAGTTCTGCTGTTCCTCCTGTTTCAACTACTCCACCACCAGCATCTACCTCTAGTTCACCACCACCGCAATTATCCTCTCCTCCACCGGACACTGTTCCTGCGACTTCTCCACCCACACAGCCCAATGCCAATCCAGGGGACCCTCCCACCCCTTCAGCTCCATCAGAACCTCCAccatctccttctcctccttttGTTGCAACTCCGCCTTCTACACCATCAACCACACCGCCTCCAACTTCACGTTCTACGCCATCAACTTCAGCACCTCAAACTTCACCTTCTACACCATCAACTTCACCACCTCCAACTACACCTTCTTCTCCACCTCCTACACCGTCAACCTCACCGCCTCGAACTTCACCTTCTCCACCTTCATCCAATGCTGATCCTCCAACCTCCAATTCTCCACCACCGCCATCACAATCAGCAAGTCCACCCACAAGTTCATCCCCTCCCACACCTCCATCTAATCCCCCAACTTCTTCACCCCCACCATCCAATCCACCTGCAAGTTCTCCGCCACCACCATCACCACCACCATCAGCAAAttcacctccacctccaccggCACCAAATCCTCCTCTCTCACCACCGCCACCATCAAAACCACCTGAAAATTCACCGCCACCAACAGTATCTGTGCCACCTCCCAAAAGTTCACCTCCACCTGCCAATTCGACTCCTCCACCAGCTTCAACCCCTCCCAAAAGTTCACCGCCTCCATCAGCATCAACACCACCTACAGATTCACCTCCTTCACCAGCATCGATAGCTCCCACTCCCAGTAATGCACCCCCACCTCCTAGGCAAACTCCAATCCCACCACCTTCACCATCAAATTCTACTAAAGCATCACCCCCATCACCAGTGAAGAGATTAAGTCCACCTCCTCCCTCATTCAATTCACCACCATCTTCTTCTACCCCCTCATCTGTTCCTAGTGCACCAGATAATTCAAAACCAACAGGTAGAGGAGGCATCGATACTGGAGGTGTAGTTGCTATTGGTTTAGCAGTAGGTATCATAATGCTCAGCCTTGTTGGGTTGGCTGTCTGGTGCTTGAGGAAGCGGAGGAGAGAGGCACTTGGACTCAATGGCGGGTATGTTATGCCATCTCCTCTGGGCTCTTCCCCAAGATCAG ATTCAAATTTCACGAAGACACAATCTACAGCTCCCCTGATTGGAAGTGGTTCTAGTAATGATTGTTTTGTTTATTCACCAAGTGAGCCTGGTGGATTAGGAAATTCAAGGTCATGGTTTGCATATGAAGAACTACTCAAGGCCACAAATGGATTTTCATCCCTAAATCTTTTGGGGGAGGGTGGATTTGGTTCTGTGTACAAAGGCTGCCTACCTGATGGGAGGGAGGTGGCAGTAAAACAGCTTAAAGTTGGTGGAGGACAAGGTGAACGAGAATTTAAGGCGGAAGTTGAGATTATTAGTCGAATACACCATCGCCATTTGGTTTCACTTGTGGGTTACTGCATCTCTGAGAACCGAAGGCTACTTGTATATGACTACGTACCTAACAATACCCTTCATTTCCATCTTCATG GGGAAGGTAGGCCAGTTTTGGATTGGGCAAAGCGTGTTAAGATTGCTGTTGGTGCAGCTCGTGGAATAGCTTATCTCCATGAAGACT GTCATCCTCGGGTTATACACAGGGATATTAAGTCATCAAACATTCTTTTGGATAACAATTTTGAAGCTAAG GTTTCAGACTTTGGGCTTGCAAAATTAGCTCTTGATGCAAATACGCATGTGACCACACGTGTTATGGGGACTTTCGG ATACATGGCCCCTGAATATGCATCAAGCGGCAAATTAACTGAGAAATCTGATGTATTTTCATATGGAGTTGTCCTTCTGGAGTTAATCACTGGACGGAAGCCTGTGGATGCATCCCAACCCTTGGGAGATGAGAGTCTTGTTGAATGG GCTCGGCCTTTGCTTGGTCATGCAATAGCCAATGAAGAATTTGACGGTTTAGTTGATCCGAGGCTTGAAAGGAACTATGATGAAAGTGAAATGTTCAGAATGATTGAGGCTGCAGCAGCCTGTGTGCGGCATTTGGCTGCCAAGAGGCCAAAGATGGGACAG GTTGTTAGAGCATTCGATAGTTTAGCTACTGCAGATCTAAGCAACGGAATGAGAGTTGGGGAAAGTGAGGTATTCAACTCAGCAGAACAGTCTGCAGAAATTAGATTATTTCGAAGGATGGCATTTGGTAGTCAAAATTACAGTACAGATTTTTTTACCCAAGGCAGTGTAGATAGTTAG
- the LOC122723804 gene encoding uncharacterized protein LOC122723804, which translates to MEDWNVLAADCVVISCCCQCLILQVIIFILLKLPCKLIRKIKKCAKKRFRTRDRKKRPESVKGRFLEDFVEIHEGSMRIQIEELQGGHGFGDCMREVERVLDDFSQKGEFAFGSFWGRQGLGGSSICVGKQEVDISLVQFELVEIVDSFRCSN; encoded by the coding sequence ATGGAAGACTGGAACGTGCTTGCTGCGGATTGTGTAGTCATATCCTGCTGCTGCCAATGCTTGATACTGCAAGTCATCATCTTCATCTTGCTCAAACTCCCATGCAAACTTATTCGAAAGATTAAAAAATGTGCGAAGAAAAGGTTTCGAACTCGGGATAGAAAGAAGAGACCAGAATCAGTAAAAGGTAGATTTTTGGAAGACTTTGTGGAAATCCATGAAGGGTCTATGAGAATTCAAATAGAAGAATTACAAGGAGGCCATGGTTTTGGGGATTGTATGAGGGAAGTTGAGAGGGTGCTAGACGATTTCTCCCAAAAGGGAGAGTTTGCATTTGGAAGCTTCTGGGGTAGGCAAGGATTAGGGGGCTCATCAATATGTGTAGGTAAACAGGAAGTTGATATAAGCCTCGTACAGTTTGAATTAGTTGAAATAGTAGATTCTTTCAGATGCTCAAATTGA
- the LOC110618037 gene encoding 5'-deoxynucleotidase hdd1 produces the protein FVILKNLTNLHVHRVREFCLVVTRRDPKQAPEPRGGEWTAHALEYWINKTGFASKQTGPLIIIIIFRKKKKKKQQLQQHFSYSFFRSRSPLQHQTTMAVNPSIHCTPPLSRSISPRLPVAFCNRVSSLPAFLTEAPIQRIVLVRSQMPSSEDFGHMRSVAESDSHVGSLGASASSAINFLTLCNRLKTTKRKGWINHGIKGAESIADHMYRMALMALIAGDLPGVNRERCIKIAIVHDIAEAIVGDITPSDGVPKQEKSRREQAALNEMCEVLGGGIRAEEIQELWAEYENNASLEARLVKDFDKVEMILQALEYELEHGKVLDEFFLSTAGKFQTEIGKSWAAEIISRRNSRLASKRQ, from the exons TTTGTAATCTTGAAAAATCTTACGAATCTGCACGTGCATCGCGTGAGAGAGTTTTGTCTTGTAGTGACACGGCGAGACCCGAAGCAAGCTCCAGAGCCTAGAGGTGGAGAGTGGACGGCGCACGCATTGGAATATTGGATCAACAAAACAGGATTCGCGTCAAAGCAGACCGGACcgctaattattattattatttttagaaaaaaaaaaaaaaaaaaacagcaacTACAACAACACTTCTCGTATTCTTTCTTCCGGTCCCGATCTCCGCTGCAACATCAAACGACAATGGCCGTTAATCCATCAATTCACTGTACGCCTCCGCTGAGTCGCTCTATATCTCCTCGGTTGCCAGTCGCCTTCTGCAATCGGGTCTCATCACTACCCGCTTTCTTAACTGAAGCTCCGATTCAGAGAATCGTTTTGGTTCGCTCCCAAATGCCTAGTTCGGAGGATTTCGGTCACATGAGATCCGTGGCGGAGTCTGATTCTCATGTTGGGTCCTTAGGTGCGTCAGCTTCGTCCGCGATTAATTTCCTAACATTGTGTAATCGATTGAAG ACCACAAAACGGAAAGGATGGATCAACCACGGGATAAAGGGCGCAGAATCAATTGCTGACCATATGTACCGCATGGCTTTGATGGCTCTCATTGCTGGCGATCTTCCTGGTGTAAACCGAGAAAG GTGTATAAAGATTGCAATAGTGCATGATATAGCAGAAG CTATTGTCGGAGATATAACACCATCTGATGGTGTGCCTAAACAAGAAAAGAGCAGAAGGGAGCAAGCAGCTTTAAATGAAATGTGTGAAGTTCTTGGTGGAGGAATAAGGG CTGAGGAGATCCAAGAATTATGGGCAGAGTATGAAAACAATGCTTCCTTGGAGGCCAGGCTTGTGAAAGATTTTGACAAA GTTGAGATGATTTTGCAAGCATTAGAATATGAGCTGG AACATGGGAAggtgttggatgagtttttcctTTCAACAGCAG GAAAATTTCAGACTGAAATAGGAAAGAGCTGGGCAGCTGAGATCATTTCAAGAAGAAACTCTAGGTTGGCCAGCAAGCGACAGTGA